A part of Acropora palmata chromosome 8, jaAcrPala1.3, whole genome shotgun sequence genomic DNA contains:
- the LOC141890861 gene encoding uncharacterized protein LOC141890861: MYLFIPREQLPSKRACPPSRDNQEEEKVSDLKVAKVSGNMCYEFQAVKEMFAENFEERKPDEDHQKEDYEDEFTKKLCKKLAEYNLGEEIGQGGFGCVFSGTRKFDNLPVAIKLVEKTSVTEFFEIDGQKMPSEAYFLNKVQHRHVVKFYQGFTLEDYHVYVMERPQNCQDLEDVLDERHLTENESRRYFKQILDATIFCEENGVVHRDLKPANILLDEGTDEIKLIDFGLASKLQYEPYNTFRGTKAYMPPEFVRFGWYDGSQSTVWALGMILVNLLSSSMAFRKPEEALSRSPRLKANVSQEARNLISAMLNINPLTRPSLKQIRRHPWMTMKEPTDDVLVAPFCAISFYLENSGYDKSCISVAKDGCLNVLSPAAAQECHVASLSQNEASRFYATSLSEQAMINSSSNEERQDGQIEIPSELINYDALTMVKESCDLKSKYNERLHPLCRYTADSFNCGFHLNAIERRHRWGFKHNKKLLYIPRDTEDGFRGCGPLRSRMERQKTEIFERDSRRRMAQNHSDRERNELFAHRLKRNSHGDLNPRRKFRMCIKTVEHTATSERAFPVRHELRKQIGFDQSEEYGLRRNSETYELSEKGLRQIDEGHRKKEGQNKVNEIANPLRHGWARGQINDECVDRKKETHLRRRIKNVIQGGHFLYTRLRRYFNEKIENSNKAVIRRNRTKELYSRGKTEVSAQ; encoded by the exons ATGTATCTATTTATACCAAGAGAACAGTTACCTTCGAAAAGAGCGTGTCCGCCTTCCCGCGATAATCAGGAAGAGGAGAAAGTCTCTGATTTGAAGGTGGCCAAAGTTTCAGGCAATATGTGCTATGAATTTCAAGCA GTAAAGGAAATGTTTGCTGAAAACTTCGAGGAAAGAAAACCCGACGAAGATCACCAAAAAGAAGATTATGAGGATGAATTTACTAAGAAGCTTTGTA AGAAATTAGCTGAGTACAACCTGGGTGAAGAGATCGGCCAGGGAGGATTTGGTTGTGTTTTTAGTGGCACGCGAAAGTTTGATAATTTGCCG GTGGCAATTAAACTCGTTGAGAAAACTTCTGTTACAGAGTTTTTTGAG aTTGACGGTCAAAAAATGCCGTCCGAAGCATACTTTTTGAACAAAGTACAACACCGTCACGTTGTCAAGTTTTACCAGGGCTTCACTTTAGAGGATTACCATGTCTATGTAATGGAGAGACCTCAAAATTGCCAAGATCTAGAAGATGTTCTTGACGAAAGACATCTGACTGAAAACGAATCACGGCGGTATTTTAAGCAGATTCTGGACGCCACCATCTTCTGCGAGGAAAACGGGGTCGTTCATCGAGATCTCAAGCCAGCCAACATCTTATTGGATGAGGGAACCGACGAAATCAAACTCATTGACTTTGGTCTGGCATCAAAATTGCAGTATGAACCTTACAACACCTTCAGAG GTACAAAAGCATACATGCCGCCAGAGTTTGTTAGGTTTGGATGGTATGACGGCAGCCAGAGCACGGTCTGGGCACTAGGGATGATTCTAGTCAACTTATTGTCCTCTTCCATGGCGTTTCGTAAACCTGAGGAGGCATTATCGAGGTCACCAAGGCTCAAGGCCAATGTCTCACAAG AGGCGAGGAACCTGATTTCAGCAATGCTAAATATCAACCCACTAACTCGGCCATCGTTAAAGCAGATCCGAAGGCATCCATGGATGACAATGAAAG AGCCTACTGATGATGTTTTGGTTGCCCCTTTCTGTGCGATCTCCTTTTACCT AGAGAATTCTGGTTATGACAAGAGCTGCATCTCAGTAGCAAAAGATGGGTGTTTGAATGTGTTATCACCTGCTGCGGCACAAGAGTGTCACGTGGCCTCTTTGAGTCAAAATGAGGCAAGCCGGTTTTACGCGACATCGCTCAGTGAACAAGCGATGATCAATAGCTCTTCAAACGAAGAACGTCAAGATGGACAAATAGAGATTCCATCAGAATTGATTAATTACGATGCCTTGACAATGGTCAAAGAAAGTTGTGATTTGAAAAGCAAATACAACGAAAGACTTCACCCCTTGTGCAGGTACACAGCGGATTCGTTTAACTGTGGCTTTCACCTGAATGCAATCGAAAGGCGTCATAGATGGGGTTTCAAGCACAATAAGAAGTTGTTGTACATTCCAAGAGATACTGAGGATGGTTTTAGAGGTTGTGGGCCCTTACGTAGTCGAATGGAAAGACAGAAAACGGAGATATTTGAACGTGATTCACGAAGAAGAATGGCACAGAATCATAGTGATCGGGAACGAAATGAATTGTTTGCACATAGGTTAAAACGGAATTCCCATGGAGACTTGAACCCGCGTCGGAAATTTCGCATGTGTATAAAAACAGTGGAACACACTGCAACGAGTGAGAGGGCCTTTCCTGTACGCCAtgaattgagaaaacaaattggATTTGACCAGAGTGAAGAATATGGCCTTAGAAGAAATTCAGAAACATATGAATTGTCAGAAAAAGGTCTTCGGCAAATTGATGAAGGCCACAGAAAAAAAGAGGGACAAAATAAAGTGAATGAGATTGCCAATCCTTTGCGACATGGATGGGCAAGAGGGCAAATCAACGACGAATGCGTTGATCGAAAAAAGGAAACGCACTTAAGAAGACGTATAAAAAATGTGATACAGGGAGGGCATTTCCTATACACGCGTTTAAGGAggtattttaatgaaaaaattgaaaatagtaataaaGCTGTTATTCGAAGAAATCGAACTAAAGAACTTTACTCCAGAGGAAAAACTGAAGTATCAGCCCAAtga